AGATCCCAGCCGGTGTGGTGGGAGAGGCCCGCTTCTATCTGCTGGACAACCAGACCGCAACCGTCGCCCTGCACGAGGGCACGCCTTTGTTCATCGAGTTGCCCGCCAGCGTGGAGCTCGAGGTCACCTACACCGAGCCCGGTCTGCAGGGAGACCGCTCCACCGGCGGCACCAAGCCTGCCACTGTGCAGACCGGCAAGGAGATCCAGGTTCCCCTGTTCATCACCACTGGTGAGAAGATCAAAGTCGACACCCGCGACGGGTCCTATATCTCCCGGGTGAATGGCTGAGGCTGCCCGCTACGGCACCCAGACGAAGGCTCGGCGAGTTGCCCTCGACATCCTGTACGCAGCCGAGCTGAGGGGCCGGGGCATCGTCGAGACCTTCATCGAGGCCAGGGA
The sequence above is drawn from the Arachnia rubra genome and encodes:
- the efp gene encoding elongation factor P; the protein is MVSTNDLKNGMVLDLNGELWQVQWFQHHKPGKGNTVVRSKLKNVLSGKIIDKTFNSDTKVDTATIDRRDMQYLYLDGEDYVFMDNATYDQIQIPAGVVGEARFYLLDNQTATVALHEGTPLFIELPASVELEVTYTEPGLQGDRSTGGTKPATVQTGKEIQVPLFITTGEKIKVDTRDGSYISRVNG